The Amycolatopsis solani genome has a window encoding:
- a CDS encoding STAS domain-containing protein has protein sequence MTDPTHTESAPAAVPFGEFRIARTEEGGAVVVEVAGDVDTTTAPTLVRAADEELAAQPPVLVVDLTRVEFLASPGLTALLTIHRNAAAGTSVRIVASGRATLRPIQLTGLEDSLSLFPTREAALAGS, from the coding sequence ATGACCGACCCCACCCATACTGAAAGCGCACCGGCCGCTGTGCCGTTCGGGGAGTTCCGGATCGCCCGTACGGAGGAGGGCGGCGCCGTCGTCGTCGAGGTCGCCGGGGACGTGGACACGACCACCGCGCCCACGCTCGTGCGGGCCGCCGACGAGGAGCTGGCGGCGCAGCCGCCGGTGCTCGTGGTCGACCTGACCCGCGTCGAATTCCTCGCCTCGCCGGGGCTGACCGCGCTGCTGACGATCCACCGCAACGCCGCCGCGGGCACCTCCGTGCGGATCGTCGCGAGCGGCCGGGCCACGCTGCGCCCGATCCAGCTGACCGGCCTCGAGGACAGCCTCTCGCTCTTCCCGACCCGGGAAGCGGCGCTGGCCGGGTCCTGA
- a CDS encoding ATP-binding protein, translating into MEELGSDGWRYRGTISPRTLPSLRRHLISWLRRRAGDEVGRQADDVVLACWEAMANVLGHAYGGRAGLIDVRARIDDDVLIITVADQGRWESVTERADGGRGLRLIQALVDGLDLRSTDDGTVITLTWPFPVRRTA; encoded by the coding sequence GTGGAAGAGCTGGGATCGGACGGCTGGCGGTACCGCGGCACGATTTCGCCGCGGACGTTGCCGAGCCTGCGCCGTCACCTGATTTCGTGGCTGCGGCGGCGGGCCGGCGACGAGGTCGGCAGGCAAGCCGACGACGTCGTGCTGGCGTGCTGGGAAGCCATGGCGAACGTGCTCGGCCACGCGTACGGCGGCCGGGCGGGGTTGATCGACGTCCGCGCCCGGATCGACGACGACGTGCTGATCATCACCGTCGCCGACCAGGGCCGCTGGGAGTCGGTCACCGAGCGCGCGGACGGCGGCCGCGGCCTGCGCCTGATCCAGGCGCTCGTCGACGGGCTCGACCTGCGCTCCACCGACGACGGGACGGTGATCACGCTGACCTGGCCGTTCCCGGTGCGCCGCACCGCCTGA
- a CDS encoding STAS domain-containing protein: MRTPLTLVAGRGDDGDRTLSVTGEIDMSNASEFGAALDHELAAGTAVTVDLTGVAYLDSAGIAVLFDRAGEHDLQLIAPRLLERVLRVSGLAQVAKVTVR, encoded by the coding sequence GTGAGAACGCCTCTCACACTGGTCGCCGGGCGGGGCGACGACGGCGACCGGACCTTGAGCGTCACCGGCGAGATCGACATGAGCAACGCCAGCGAATTCGGCGCGGCCCTGGACCACGAGCTGGCGGCGGGGACCGCGGTCACCGTGGACCTCACCGGCGTGGCCTACCTCGACAGCGCGGGCATCGCGGTGCTGTTCGACCGGGCCGGCGAGCACGACCTGCAACTGATCGCCCCGCGGCTGCTCGAACGCGTGCTGCGGGTGTCCGGTCTCGCCCAAGTCGCGAAGGTTACCGTCCGTTGA
- a CDS encoding ATP-binding protein, which produces MTDPLPPGAPAPAASFHRRSPAIAGLLPRLREALADWLRPLGLSEERQEDIVLAGYEAMANSAEHAYHDREPGSIDVRAEALGGRLTVTVTDFGTWLPPASTNGLRGRGLLLIDTLADHSAKVHREDGTTITMTWLLSGN; this is translated from the coding sequence ATGACGGACCCCCTCCCCCCGGGAGCACCCGCTCCCGCGGCGTCGTTCCACCGGCGCAGCCCCGCGATCGCGGGCCTTCTGCCGCGCCTGCGCGAGGCACTGGCCGACTGGCTGCGCCCGCTCGGCCTGAGCGAGGAACGGCAGGAGGACATCGTCCTGGCCGGCTACGAAGCGATGGCCAACTCGGCCGAACACGCCTACCACGACCGCGAACCGGGCTCGATCGACGTCCGCGCCGAAGCACTGGGCGGCCGGCTCACGGTGACGGTCACCGACTTCGGCACCTGGCTGCCACCGGCGTCGACGAACGGCCTGCGCGGCCGCGGCCTGCTGCTCATCGACACCCTCGCCGACCACAGCGCCAAGGTGCACCGCGAGGACGGTACGACGATCACGATGACCTGGCTGCTCAGCGGGAACTGA
- a CDS encoding PP2C family protein-serine/threonine phosphatase, whose amino-acid sequence MSRSLDAHDRLPKLETIVGAPAGHLGLAETLVETLQRLREVMAVDTATVLRYQPSGRQLVAFAAAGIEEEVHQGVRVPVGSGFAGRVALERVPVILDHVDETTVVNSLLWERGLHSMLGVPMLAGSELVGVLHVGSVEHRKFGEPEIATMQLLADHLATLIQVEAREENRTATMALQRSLLPSSLPEVPGLAFGARYVPGAETGLGGDWYDLFTLPGDRLGVVMGDVSGHGLDAAVIMGRLRSALRAYALDSESPAEVLAKLDRKANHFEHGAMATVAYGIIGPDREAVTLSLAGHLPPALAVPGEAGRLVDVPPDPPIGLTIGTPERRTTVVGLPPGGVLAFYTDGLVERRDRPVDVGMRLLADTLRAGEPERLCAQIMTALIGSRPAQDDVALLAIERLAVPAG is encoded by the coding sequence ATGTCGCGAAGTCTCGACGCCCACGACCGGCTGCCGAAGCTGGAAACGATCGTCGGCGCCCCCGCCGGTCACCTCGGACTGGCCGAGACGCTCGTCGAGACGTTGCAGCGCTTGCGTGAGGTCATGGCGGTCGACACCGCGACCGTGCTGCGGTACCAGCCCAGCGGCCGCCAGCTCGTGGCGTTCGCGGCGGCCGGCATCGAGGAGGAGGTCCACCAGGGCGTGCGGGTGCCGGTGGGCAGCGGGTTCGCCGGCCGGGTCGCCTTGGAACGGGTGCCGGTGATCCTCGACCACGTCGACGAAACCACCGTCGTGAACTCCCTGCTGTGGGAGCGGGGACTGCACTCGATGCTCGGCGTGCCGATGCTCGCCGGCAGCGAGCTCGTCGGGGTGCTGCACGTCGGTTCGGTCGAGCACCGGAAGTTCGGCGAGCCCGAAATCGCCACGATGCAGCTGCTCGCCGACCACCTCGCGACGCTGATCCAGGTGGAGGCCAGGGAAGAGAACCGCACCGCCACCATGGCGCTGCAGCGCAGCCTGCTGCCGAGCAGCCTGCCCGAGGTGCCCGGCCTGGCGTTCGGCGCCCGGTACGTGCCCGGCGCGGAAACCGGGCTCGGCGGCGACTGGTACGACCTGTTCACCTTGCCGGGTGACCGGCTCGGCGTCGTGATGGGTGACGTCTCGGGCCACGGCCTGGACGCGGCCGTGATCATGGGGCGGCTGCGCAGCGCCCTGCGCGCCTACGCCCTCGACAGCGAAAGCCCGGCCGAGGTGCTCGCCAAGCTCGACCGCAAGGCCAACCACTTCGAGCACGGCGCGATGGCGACGGTGGCCTACGGGATCATCGGCCCCGACCGCGAAGCGGTGACGCTGTCCCTGGCCGGGCACCTGCCGCCGGCGCTGGCCGTGCCGGGTGAAGCGGGCCGGCTGGTGGACGTGCCGCCGGATCCCCCGATCGGGCTGACCATCGGCACGCCGGAACGCCGCACGACCGTGGTCGGCCTGCCGCCGGGCGGCGTGCTGGCGTTCTACACCGACGGCCTGGTCGAGCGGCGCGACCGGCCGGTGGACGTCGGCATGCGGCTCCTGGCGGACACCCTGCGCGCCGGCGAGCCCGAGCGGCTCTGCGCGCAGATCATGACCGCGCTGATCGGCAGCCGGCCGGCCCAGGACGACGTCGCGCTGCTGGCCATCGAACGCCTGGCCGTCCCGGCCGGCTGA
- a CDS encoding SpoIIE family protein phosphatase — protein MSVGEESGHRAVFPGTSRMAARMRDFDWASSPLGDPAGWPASLTTAVRICLTSRFPMIVWWGPELRFLYNDAYLPLLGTKHPALDKPGALVWDEIWHIIGPMLDSVMTSGEATWSEDLLLPMNRHGYWEETYWTYSYSPVHDDAGAVRAVFTAVTDTTERVIGERRMATLRDLGAQAGVARTVGEACELVAEVLANAGSDVPYGAIHLRGDDGELTPAAVTPGGEGAGEPAAWPLAEVLADGLPRTVSGQAFGELPPGGWSTPPTEAMVLPLPGDAGTAATGVIVLAASAGRALDESYRTFLGLVAQQTTALVNGAIAYRVQQQRAEELTALDVAKTTFFANISHEFRTPLTLILGPVAELDQTLGDVDERVREEIAVIHRNALRLGRLVNNLLDFSRIEAGRMQARFEPVDLAAFTAELASVFRAAVERAGLAFEVDCPPLGEPVHVDRGMWEKVVFNLLSNAVKFTFDGAIHVTTARDGPDAVVTLSDTGIGIDAAELPRLFERFHRIPSARARSNEGSGIGLALVRELVGMHGGTIAAESTPGAGTTFRIRLPLGTRHLPADLIAEPSPGGFATDTAEPYLQEALRWLPAEEGDPVPPAPASAAGARVLVADDNADMRDYLVRLLRDDYAVTTVRDGVEAFDAAAADPPELIISDVMMPRLDGLGLLAELRRDPRTAAVPVLLLSARAGQEAAVDGLAAGADDYLVKPFSARELVARVRTTIQLARLRSQHSRWRAALIESLQEGFFVSDTEGRVVEINAAFTEVLGAGPDGLPYAEPFPWWPDRDADPVAHRQVAEAFGRIRDEPAGSFVVPLRHRDGHRVWAAIAYNALHDEEGRRRLVGTVRDVTAERYAGQRETALAAMNQRLAGVSGVPDVLHTALDLLRELWEAERVLAVTWPPDGEPELTSTDPGDHGWTSLAAPLRAILDRLRSLPALHTTAADGGAGASVDHPGGRLTLWVEPATGRSLGTEDRTLLALQAGTIAHALLRAHREDRQREVALALQRSILGPARLPDGFEVRYEPATPPLEVGGDWYDVIVLGDRIGIVVGDCVGRGLDAAAVMGQLRSACRALLLEANGPAHTLKTLDRFADRLPGALCTTVFCGVLDPATGTLTYSSAGHPPATLVHSDGSSEFLDAGGSVPLAVRVEVDRPEATTVVPVGSLLMLYTDGLVERRRESLDDGITRATAVAHDVREAELTDLAAALMGRLRPADGYEDDVALLLYRRSVPPLVLDFEAHPNSLASTRTWLRAWLANAELESDLAQDVLVATGEACANAVEHAYPGGAGGSAHLSARFTGSHIVVVVTDGGRWRQPPPDNHVLRGRGMPMMEALADAVTIRHDSHGTTVTLEWRIGS, from the coding sequence ATGAGCGTCGGGGAAGAGTCCGGCCACCGCGCCGTGTTTCCCGGGACCAGCCGGATGGCCGCCCGGATGCGGGACTTCGACTGGGCTTCCTCCCCGCTGGGCGACCCGGCGGGCTGGCCGGCGAGCCTGACGACGGCCGTGCGCATCTGCCTCACCTCCCGCTTCCCCATGATCGTCTGGTGGGGGCCGGAGCTGCGCTTCCTCTACAACGACGCCTACCTGCCGCTGCTCGGCACCAAGCACCCCGCGCTCGACAAACCGGGTGCGCTGGTCTGGGACGAGATCTGGCACATCATCGGCCCGATGCTCGACAGCGTGATGACCAGCGGCGAGGCCACCTGGTCCGAAGACCTGCTGCTGCCGATGAACCGGCACGGCTACTGGGAAGAGACCTACTGGACGTACTCCTACAGCCCGGTGCACGACGACGCGGGCGCGGTCCGCGCGGTCTTCACCGCGGTCACCGACACCACCGAGCGCGTGATCGGCGAGCGCCGGATGGCGACGCTGCGCGACCTCGGGGCCCAGGCCGGGGTCGCCCGGACCGTCGGCGAGGCCTGTGAGCTGGTCGCCGAAGTGCTGGCGAACGCCGGGTCCGACGTCCCGTACGGCGCGATCCACCTCCGCGGCGACGACGGCGAGCTGACGCCGGCCGCCGTCACCCCCGGCGGCGAGGGCGCGGGCGAACCGGCCGCTTGGCCGCTGGCGGAAGTGCTCGCCGACGGCCTGCCGCGGACGGTGTCGGGCCAGGCGTTCGGCGAGCTGCCGCCGGGTGGCTGGTCCACGCCGCCCACCGAAGCCATGGTGCTGCCGCTGCCCGGCGACGCCGGGACCGCCGCGACCGGCGTGATCGTGCTCGCGGCGAGCGCCGGGCGCGCGCTCGACGAGTCGTACCGGACGTTCCTCGGCCTCGTCGCCCAGCAGACGACGGCGCTGGTCAACGGCGCGATCGCCTACCGGGTCCAGCAGCAGCGCGCCGAGGAGCTGACCGCGCTGGACGTGGCCAAGACGACGTTCTTCGCGAACATCAGCCACGAGTTCCGGACCCCGCTCACCCTGATCCTGGGCCCCGTCGCCGAGCTGGACCAGACGCTCGGCGACGTCGACGAGCGCGTGCGCGAGGAGATCGCCGTCATCCACCGCAACGCGCTGCGGCTGGGACGGCTGGTGAACAACCTGCTCGACTTCTCCCGCATCGAGGCCGGCCGGATGCAGGCCCGCTTCGAGCCGGTGGACCTGGCCGCGTTCACCGCGGAGCTGGCCAGCGTCTTCCGCGCCGCCGTCGAACGGGCCGGGCTGGCGTTCGAGGTCGACTGCCCGCCGCTGGGCGAGCCGGTGCACGTCGACCGCGGGATGTGGGAGAAGGTCGTCTTCAACCTGCTGTCCAACGCGGTCAAGTTCACCTTCGACGGCGCGATCCACGTGACGACCGCCCGGGACGGCCCGGACGCGGTGGTCACCCTGTCCGACACCGGGATCGGCATCGACGCCGCCGAGCTGCCGCGGCTGTTCGAGCGGTTCCACCGGATCCCGTCGGCGCGGGCCCGCTCGAACGAGGGCAGCGGGATCGGGCTGGCGCTGGTGCGCGAACTCGTCGGCATGCACGGCGGGACCATCGCCGCGGAGAGCACGCCCGGCGCCGGGACGACGTTCCGGATCCGGCTGCCGCTGGGCACCCGGCACCTGCCCGCCGACCTCATCGCGGAGCCGTCCCCGGGCGGGTTCGCCACGGACACCGCCGAGCCGTACCTGCAGGAAGCCCTGCGCTGGCTGCCTGCCGAGGAGGGCGACCCGGTGCCGCCCGCGCCCGCGTCGGCCGCCGGGGCCCGCGTGCTGGTCGCCGACGACAACGCCGACATGCGCGACTACCTCGTGCGGTTGCTGCGAGACGACTACGCGGTCACGACGGTGCGAGACGGCGTCGAGGCGTTCGACGCGGCGGCCGCCGACCCACCCGAGCTGATCATCAGCGACGTGATGATGCCCCGGCTGGACGGCTTGGGGCTGCTCGCCGAGCTCCGCCGCGACCCGCGCACCGCCGCCGTGCCCGTGCTGCTGCTCTCGGCCAGGGCCGGGCAGGAGGCCGCCGTCGACGGGCTGGCCGCCGGGGCCGACGACTACCTCGTGAAGCCGTTCTCGGCGCGGGAGCTGGTCGCGCGGGTCCGCACGACCATCCAGCTCGCCCGGCTGCGGTCGCAGCACTCCCGGTGGCGCGCGGCCCTGATCGAGTCGCTGCAGGAAGGTTTCTTCGTCAGCGACACCGAGGGCCGGGTCGTCGAGATCAACGCGGCGTTCACCGAAGTGCTGGGCGCCGGCCCGGACGGGCTGCCCTACGCCGAGCCGTTCCCGTGGTGGCCGGACCGCGACGCGGATCCGGTGGCCCACCGGCAGGTCGCCGAGGCCTTCGGCCGAATCCGGGACGAGCCGGCCGGCAGCTTCGTGGTGCCGCTGCGGCACCGGGACGGGCACCGGGTGTGGGCCGCGATCGCTTACAACGCGCTGCACGACGAGGAGGGCCGCCGCCGGCTGGTCGGCACGGTCCGCGACGTCACGGCCGAGCGCTACGCCGGGCAGCGCGAGACCGCGCTCGCCGCGATGAACCAGCGCCTCGCCGGGGTCAGCGGGGTGCCGGACGTGCTCCACACCGCACTCGACCTGCTGCGCGAGCTCTGGGAAGCCGAGCGCGTCCTCGCGGTGACCTGGCCGCCGGACGGCGAGCCGGAGCTCACCTCCACCGACCCCGGCGACCACGGCTGGACCAGCCTGGCCGCACCGCTGCGCGCGATCCTCGACCGGCTCCGCTCGCTCCCGGCCCTGCACACCACGGCGGCGGACGGCGGGGCGGGCGCCTCCGTCGACCACCCCGGTGGCCGGCTGACGCTCTGGGTCGAGCCCGCGACGGGCCGGTCGCTGGGCACCGAAGACCGGACGCTGCTGGCCCTGCAGGCCGGGACGATCGCGCACGCCCTGCTCCGCGCCCACCGCGAGGACCGCCAGCGGGAGGTCGCGCTCGCGCTGCAGCGGTCGATCCTCGGCCCGGCCCGGCTTCCCGACGGCTTCGAGGTGCGCTACGAACCGGCGACCCCGCCCCTGGAGGTCGGCGGCGACTGGTACGACGTCATCGTGCTGGGCGACCGGATCGGCATCGTCGTCGGTGACTGCGTCGGCCGGGGCCTCGACGCGGCCGCGGTGATGGGCCAGCTGCGCAGTGCCTGCCGCGCGCTGCTGCTGGAGGCCAACGGCCCGGCCCACACCCTGAAGACCCTCGACCGCTTCGCCGACCGGCTGCCGGGTGCCTTGTGCACCACCGTTTTCTGCGGGGTCCTCGACCCGGCCACCGGCACGCTGACCTACAGCAGCGCCGGGCACCCGCCCGCCACCCTCGTGCACAGCGACGGCTCCTCGGAGTTCCTCGACGCGGGCGGCAGTGTGCCGCTCGCGGTGCGCGTCGAGGTGGACCGGCCGGAGGCGACGACGGTCGTGCCGGTCGGCTCGCTGCTGATGCTCTACACCGACGGGCTCGTCGAACGCCGCCGCGAGTCGCTCGACGACGGCATCACCCGCGCCACCGCCGTGGCGCACGACGTCCGGGAGGCCGAGCTGACCGACCTCGCGGCCGCGCTGATGGGCCGGCTCCGGCCCGCCGACGGCTACGAGGACGACGTCGCCCTGCTGCTCTACCGCCGTTCGGTACCCCCGCTGGTGCTCGACTTCGAGGCGCACCCGAACAGTCTGGCCTCGACCCGCACCTGGCTGCGCGCGTGGCTGGCCAACGCGGAGCTCGAGTCCGACCTGGCGCAGGACGTCCTGGTCGCGACCGGCGAGGCCTGCGCCAACGCCGTCGAGCACGCCTATCCCGGCGGGGCCGGCGGCAGTGCGCACCTGTCCGCCCGCTTCACCGGCTCCCACATCGTCGTCGTGGTCACCGACGGCGGCCGCTGGCGGCAACCCCCACCGGACAACCACGTGCTGCGCGGCCGCGGCATGCCGATGATGGAAGCACTGGCCGACGCGGTCACCATCCGGCACGATTCCCACGGGACCACCGTCACGCTGGAATGGAGAATCGGTTCGTGA
- a CDS encoding PP2C family protein-serine/threonine phosphatase, which produces MPPDPRSDEVLDAVRRAFSPATTGIRPLSPAEADAVLGERAAAAVTDRAVLAELLPGERITGAIAITSGDDASVVYTTEDVGELPSLVAAVVEAATADLATTVGRLRGEAVVLDALHSTGRELTAQLDIDRIVQDATDAATKATGAGFGAFFYNLVDEFGESYTLYTISGVPREAFARFPMPRNTEVFAPTFDGAGTVRSPDITKDARFGKNAPYHGMPDGHLPVCSYLAVSVLSPTTGEVLGGFFFGHPEPDRFTARHEYLAEGIAAYTAIALDNARLYERERTLATELTRSMLPVAPATPGLDVFTRYLPAATGSKVGGDWFDVLRLPSGGTAFVIGDVVGHGVTAATVMGQVRTAIRCYARLDLPPSEVLRHVSELAGGLFGESFVTCFYAVHRPDEGTLTYANAGHLPAILVRPGEPPEQIGEALAQPLGVGSAFPQRSAGFPPGSDLVLYTDGLVESRTRDLTLGIEWLLAGIPALLTATDLETAWDKLVQELTRGRHDDDIAVIHVRHRGEDAP; this is translated from the coding sequence ATGCCGCCCGATCCGCGATCCGACGAAGTGCTCGACGCCGTGCGCCGGGCGTTCTCCCCGGCCACCACCGGGATCCGGCCCCTCTCCCCCGCCGAAGCGGACGCGGTGCTGGGCGAGCGCGCCGCGGCGGCCGTGACCGACCGCGCGGTGCTGGCCGAGCTGCTGCCGGGCGAGCGGATCACCGGCGCGATCGCGATCACCTCCGGCGACGACGCCAGCGTGGTCTACACCACAGAGGACGTGGGCGAGCTGCCCTCGCTCGTCGCCGCCGTCGTCGAAGCCGCCACCGCGGACCTGGCCACCACCGTCGGGCGCCTGCGGGGCGAAGCCGTGGTGCTCGACGCGCTGCACTCCACCGGCCGCGAGCTGACCGCCCAGCTCGACATCGACCGCATCGTGCAGGACGCGACCGACGCCGCCACCAAGGCGACCGGCGCCGGCTTCGGCGCGTTCTTCTACAACCTGGTCGACGAATTCGGCGAGTCCTACACGCTGTACACGATCTCGGGCGTGCCGCGGGAGGCGTTCGCCCGGTTCCCGATGCCGCGCAACACCGAAGTCTTCGCGCCGACCTTCGACGGCGCGGGCACCGTGCGCAGCCCCGACATCACGAAGGACGCGCGGTTCGGGAAGAACGCGCCGTACCACGGGATGCCGGACGGGCACCTGCCCGTGTGCAGCTACCTGGCCGTTTCGGTGCTCAGCCCGACCACCGGCGAGGTGCTGGGCGGGTTCTTCTTCGGTCACCCCGAGCCGGACCGGTTCACCGCGCGGCACGAGTACCTCGCCGAAGGCATCGCCGCGTACACGGCCATCGCCCTCGACAACGCCCGCCTCTACGAACGCGAGCGCACCCTCGCCACGGAGCTGACCCGCAGCATGCTGCCGGTCGCCCCGGCCACGCCGGGGCTCGACGTCTTCACCCGGTACCTGCCGGCGGCCACCGGCAGCAAGGTCGGCGGCGACTGGTTCGACGTGCTCCGGCTGCCGTCGGGCGGGACGGCGTTCGTCATCGGCGACGTCGTCGGCCACGGCGTCACGGCCGCGACGGTGATGGGCCAGGTCCGGACGGCCATCCGCTGCTACGCCCGGCTCGACCTGCCGCCGTCGGAGGTCCTGCGCCACGTCTCCGAGCTGGCCGGCGGGCTGTTCGGCGAGAGCTTCGTCACCTGTTTCTACGCGGTCCACCGGCCCGACGAGGGCACGCTGACCTACGCCAACGCCGGCCACCTGCCCGCGATCCTGGTCCGCCCGGGCGAGCCGCCCGAGCAGATCGGCGAGGCGCTGGCGCAGCCCCTCGGCGTCGGCTCGGCCTTCCCGCAGCGCTCCGCCGGGTTCCCGCCCGGCTCGGACCTGGTGCTCTACACCGACGGGCTGGTCGAGAGCCGCACCCGCGACCTGACGCTGGGCATCGAATGGCTGCTCGCGGGTATCCCCGCGCTGCTGACCGCGACCGACCTCGAGACGGCGTGGGACAAGCTCGTCCAGGAACTGACGCGCGGACGGCACGACGACGACATCGCGGTCATCCACGTGCGCCACCGCGGAGAGGACGCCCCATGA
- a CDS encoding GAF and ANTAR domain-containing protein: MSGEPIPPEHLDELTAAMAGLTDVLESEPAEAEILEAVCAEAVRAVPGADMASITAIRDGEAETAASTDERAVEIDRFQYAAGEGPCLRAAATGEIVRLPTAAADLVWPSFTAHARGLGVGSYLAAPLRVDETLSGALNLFGYGDHGFAETDSRLLHLYTTIVSFGLRTTRRYRQARRQATELEAAMRTRAVIEQAKGILMAVHRVSAEDAMKRLIAESQRTNVKLRDVAARFVEDLSAG, from the coding sequence GTGAGCGGAGAACCGATCCCGCCGGAGCACCTCGACGAGCTGACCGCCGCGATGGCGGGGCTCACCGACGTCCTGGAGTCCGAACCCGCCGAGGCGGAAATCCTCGAAGCCGTGTGCGCGGAAGCCGTCCGCGCCGTGCCCGGGGCCGACATGGCCAGCATCACCGCGATCCGGGACGGGGAAGCGGAAACCGCGGCGTCCACCGACGAGCGGGCCGTCGAGATCGACCGGTTCCAGTACGCCGCCGGTGAGGGGCCGTGCCTGCGGGCCGCGGCGACCGGGGAGATCGTGCGGCTGCCGACGGCCGCCGCGGATCTCGTGTGGCCCTCCTTCACCGCGCACGCCCGCGGGCTCGGGGTCGGCAGCTACCTCGCCGCGCCGCTGCGCGTGGACGAGACGCTCTCCGGCGCGCTCAACCTCTTCGGCTACGGCGATCACGGGTTCGCCGAGACGGACTCGCGGTTGCTGCACCTCTACACCACGATCGTCTCGTTCGGGCTGCGCACGACCCGGCGGTACCGCCAGGCCCGGCGGCAGGCCACCGAACTCGAAGCGGCGATGCGCACGCGGGCGGTGATCGAGCAGGCCAAGGGCATCCTGATGGCCGTGCACCGGGTCAGCGCCGAAGATGCCATGAAGCGGCTCATCGCGGAGTCCCAGCGCACCAACGTGAAGCTGCGGGACGTCGCCGCCCGGTTCGTGGAAGACCTGTCCGCCGGCTGA
- a CDS encoding STAS domain-containing protein, producing MAERDVTGDALGGTAGPAGSVALEDRDGAAVLRVDGALDLALAPKLRRLAERAARSEAALLVIDLTAVTFLASAGMAELVRAHRGLTSPAQLRVVASGRITLRPLELTRLTDEFAIYPSLSEALAP from the coding sequence ATGGCCGAAAGAGACGTGACCGGGGACGCACTCGGCGGCACAGCCGGTCCGGCGGGATCGGTCGCCTTGGAGGACCGCGACGGCGCGGCCGTGCTCCGGGTCGACGGCGCGCTCGACCTCGCGCTGGCACCGAAACTGCGCCGATTGGCCGAACGCGCGGCCCGGTCGGAGGCCGCGCTGCTCGTCATCGACCTCACCGCCGTCACCTTCCTGGCGTCGGCGGGCATGGCCGAACTCGTCCGGGCCCACCGCGGGCTCACCTCGCCCGCTCAGCTGCGGGTGGTCGCCAGCGGCCGGATCACCTTGCGCCCGCTGGAACTGACCCGGCTGACCGACGAATTCGCCATCTACCCTTCGCTGTCCGAAGCACTGGCGCCCTGA